A single region of the Arthrobacter sp. zg-Y20 genome encodes:
- a CDS encoding MBL fold metallo-hydrolase, producing the protein MKMTKYTHSCVRFEQGGNVLVLDPGTFSEVDEALDGAHAILVTHEHADHLDRTRVFAQMQQQPGLELFAPQSLADLLRADAPDLAARIHEVQPNTAFTIAGFGIQTFGGQHALIHPLIPMVANIGYLVEGRVYHPGDSLVVPNGLRPRTVLVPVHAPWSKLGEVLDFVIATGAERAYPIHDALLNETGLGMVEGHVTRFGKTYGTEYRHLSAGESVEL; encoded by the coding sequence ATGAAAATGACGAAGTACACGCACTCCTGTGTCCGTTTCGAACAAGGCGGCAACGTCCTGGTGCTGGACCCCGGCACGTTTTCCGAGGTTGACGAGGCGCTGGACGGCGCCCACGCCATCCTGGTTACCCATGAGCACGCGGACCATCTGGACCGCACTCGGGTGTTCGCGCAAATGCAGCAGCAGCCCGGCTTGGAGCTTTTCGCCCCCCAGTCCCTGGCCGACCTGCTGCGTGCCGACGCACCTGACCTCGCCGCCCGGATCCATGAGGTGCAGCCCAACACGGCGTTCACCATTGCCGGTTTCGGCATCCAGACCTTCGGCGGCCAGCATGCCCTGATCCATCCGCTGATCCCCATGGTGGCCAACATCGGCTACCTCGTCGAAGGCAGGGTCTACCACCCCGGAGACTCCTTAGTGGTCCCGAACGGCCTGCGCCCCCGCACCGTGCTGGTGCCCGTCCACGCGCCCTGGTCCAAGCTGGGTGAGGTACTCGATTTCGTCATCGCCACCGGTGCCGAGCGGGCGTATCCCATTCACGACGCACTGCTGAATGAGACCGGGCTGGGCATGGTTGAAGGCCACGTCACCCGGTTCGGCAAGACCTACGGGACCGAGTACCGGCACCTGTCCGCCGGTGAAAGCGTGGAGCTGTAG
- a CDS encoding Fur family transcriptional regulator — MSPETSRTSKRAPETRVTRQRLAVGRTLDELDDFVSTQELFRLLQERGERISLATAYRILQSMADENLVDVLRTGDGEALYRRCAVGHHHHHLVCRECGKAVEVEAPAVESWAAGLGARHGFTEVAHTVEVFGLCPECSAAKATPSP, encoded by the coding sequence GTGTCACCAGAGACATCCCGGACGTCCAAGCGGGCACCGGAAACGCGTGTGACCCGCCAGCGCCTGGCAGTGGGCCGCACCTTGGACGAACTGGACGACTTTGTCAGCACCCAGGAACTTTTCCGGTTGCTGCAGGAGCGCGGTGAACGGATTTCGCTGGCCACCGCCTACCGGATCCTGCAGTCCATGGCTGACGAGAATCTGGTGGATGTCCTGCGCACGGGCGACGGCGAGGCGCTGTACCGGCGCTGCGCCGTCGGACACCATCATCACCATTTGGTCTGCCGCGAGTGCGGCAAGGCGGTGGAGGTGGAAGCACCGGCCGTCGAAAGCTGGGCGGCAGGGCTGGGCGCCAGGCACGGGTTCACCGAGGTGGCCCACACCGTTGAAGTCTTCGGGCTGTGCCCCGAATGCAGCGCCGCCAAAGCAACCCCGTCACCCTAG
- a CDS encoding metal ABC transporter permease has protein sequence MDLRSFFDAVFDFSDYGELLPLVQNSIWAAAILGLVGGLIGTFVLMRDLAFAVHGIAELSFAGASFALLIGANVVVGSLAGSVAAAVLLAVMGLRARDRNSIIGVIMPFGLGLGILFLGLYEGRSANKFGLLTGQIVAVDAVQLNLLAGVAAVVVAALLFIWRPLTFASADPDLAEARGVPVRVLSIVFMFLLGLAVALSIQVVGALLVLSLLITPAAAALLVTSSPRLVVFLSVAFALVSSVGGILLALGGRIPISPYVTTVSFVIYLVCRIIRRVRSGSRRELSRNTATAGA, from the coding sequence TTGGACCTGCGTAGCTTCTTCGACGCCGTTTTTGACTTCAGCGACTACGGCGAGCTGTTGCCCTTGGTGCAGAACTCCATCTGGGCCGCAGCCATCCTGGGGCTGGTCGGCGGATTGATCGGCACCTTCGTGCTGATGCGCGACCTCGCCTTTGCGGTGCACGGCATTGCCGAACTCTCCTTCGCCGGCGCGTCCTTCGCCCTGCTGATCGGGGCCAACGTGGTGGTCGGCTCCCTGGCCGGGTCCGTTGCCGCCGCCGTCCTGCTTGCCGTGATGGGCTTGCGGGCCCGGGACCGGAATTCGATCATCGGGGTGATCATGCCCTTCGGACTGGGCCTGGGCATCCTGTTCCTGGGCCTTTATGAAGGGCGCTCCGCCAACAAGTTCGGCCTGCTGACCGGGCAGATAGTCGCGGTGGACGCCGTCCAGCTGAACCTGCTGGCCGGCGTGGCGGCCGTGGTGGTGGCAGCCCTGCTCTTCATCTGGCGGCCGTTGACCTTCGCCAGCGCCGATCCGGACCTGGCTGAGGCACGCGGCGTGCCGGTCCGGGTGCTGTCGATTGTCTTTATGTTCCTGCTGGGCCTGGCCGTAGCCCTGTCCATCCAGGTGGTGGGGGCGCTGCTGGTGCTTTCGCTGCTGATCACGCCTGCGGCTGCGGCACTGCTGGTGACTTCCTCGCCGCGGCTGGTGGTGTTCCTCAGCGTGGCCTTTGCGCTGGTCTCGTCGGTGGGCGGCATCCTGCTGGCCCTGGGCGGCCGGATTCCGATCAGCCCGTACGTCACCACGGTGTCCTTCGTGATCTACCTGGTGTGCCGGATTATCCGGCGCGTCCGCAGCGGTTCCCGGCGTGAACTGAGCCGGAACACGGCCACCGCCGGGGCCTAA
- a CDS encoding metal ABC transporter ATP-binding protein — MKPPAEPVVRLRDAGLSFGGRTLWKNLDLDINAGEFLAVLGPNGSGKTSFLKVLLGLQPLTGGTVTINGRNVHRGSKDIGYIPQQKSFSTGTPLRGRDLVGLGVDGDRWGLRLRRAPVRRRVDRLLEQVGATSYADEPVGQLSGGELQRLRAAQALATNPDLLLCDEPLLSLDLHHQQAISSLIEQRCHDDGSAVVFVTHEINPVIEYVDRVLYLAGGQFRTGTPAEVLRSDVLSEMYGSRVEVLRSHGRIVVLGIPDATTHHHGESEGDLGPA, encoded by the coding sequence GTGAAGCCTCCCGCAGAGCCGGTGGTCAGGCTGCGCGATGCCGGTCTCTCCTTCGGCGGCCGCACGTTGTGGAAGAACCTGGACCTGGACATCAACGCGGGGGAGTTCCTGGCCGTGCTGGGGCCCAACGGCTCCGGAAAGACCAGTTTCCTGAAGGTCCTGCTGGGGCTGCAGCCCCTCACCGGCGGCACCGTGACCATCAACGGCCGCAACGTGCACCGCGGCAGCAAGGACATCGGCTACATACCGCAGCAGAAGTCCTTCAGCACCGGCACGCCGCTGCGCGGCCGGGACCTGGTGGGGCTCGGCGTCGACGGCGACCGCTGGGGCCTGCGCCTGCGCCGGGCACCGGTGCGGCGCCGGGTGGACCGGCTGCTCGAGCAGGTGGGGGCCACCTCCTACGCCGATGAACCCGTGGGACAGCTGTCCGGGGGTGAGCTGCAGCGGCTGCGTGCCGCCCAGGCGCTGGCTACCAACCCGGACCTGCTGCTCTGCGACGAGCCGCTGCTGTCCCTGGACCTGCATCACCAGCAGGCGATCAGCTCGCTGATTGAGCAGCGCTGCCACGACGACGGTTCCGCCGTTGTGTTTGTGACCCATGAGATCAACCCGGTGATCGAATACGTGGACCGGGTGCTGTACCTCGCGGGCGGCCAGTTCCGCACCGGCACGCCTGCCGAGGTGCTGCGCAGCGACGTCCTGTCCGAAATGTACGGCAGCCGGGTTGAAGTGCTGCGCAGCCATGGCCGCATTGTGGTCCTGGGCATTCCGGACGCCACCACCCACCACCACGGAGAAAGCGAGGGGGACCTTGGACCTGCGTAG
- a CDS encoding zinc ABC transporter substrate-binding protein gives MRRIPARLALMAGALALAGCSGSGEPEDANDDVVNVVASTDVYGNILSLVGGENVEVTALIDRPSQDPHSYEATARDRLAVSKADLVVLNGGGYDSFMEKLAEDEGIPAEDILNAVEISGLEDSGGDGHAGEDHAEDHAGHNHGSFNEHVWYSPEAMGLLAEAAAERLAGLDAGAAETFRSNAADFNAGIEKINASLAALRETAGGRDVALTEPVPDYLVEEAGLHNVTPSDFTEAVEEGSDVPPRILSQMQDLVTGGGIAFLGYNEQTSTSQTEAVREAAQDADVPVLDFTETLPEGQDYLQWMTANTAAMERVLQ, from the coding sequence ATGCGCCGCATCCCCGCCCGTCTGGCCCTCATGGCCGGCGCTCTGGCGTTGGCCGGCTGCTCCGGCAGCGGGGAACCGGAAGATGCTAACGACGACGTAGTGAACGTGGTGGCGTCCACGGACGTATACGGCAACATCCTGAGCCTGGTGGGCGGCGAAAACGTGGAAGTGACAGCGCTGATTGACCGGCCGAGCCAGGACCCGCATTCCTACGAAGCCACTGCACGGGACCGCCTGGCCGTGTCCAAGGCCGATCTGGTGGTGCTGAACGGCGGCGGCTATGACAGCTTTATGGAAAAACTCGCGGAGGATGAGGGAATCCCCGCGGAGGACATCCTCAACGCTGTGGAAATCTCCGGCCTTGAGGACTCCGGTGGGGATGGACATGCCGGGGAAGATCATGCCGAAGACCACGCCGGGCACAACCACGGTTCGTTCAACGAGCACGTCTGGTACAGCCCCGAAGCCATGGGCCTGCTGGCCGAGGCCGCCGCGGAACGCCTGGCCGGCCTGGACGCCGGTGCCGCCGAAACCTTCCGCAGCAACGCCGCGGACTTCAATGCTGGCATCGAGAAGATCAACGCCTCCCTGGCTGCCCTTCGGGAAACCGCCGGGGGACGCGACGTCGCCTTGACCGAGCCGGTGCCGGACTATCTGGTGGAGGAAGCCGGATTGCACAACGTGACGCCGTCGGACTTCACCGAAGCCGTCGAGGAAGGCTCCGATGTACCGCCGCGGATCCTGAGTCAAATGCAGGATCTGGTCACCGGCGGCGGAATCGCTTTCCTGGGCTACAACGAACAGACCTCCACATCCCAGACCGAAGCGGTCCGTGAAGCCGCGCAGGATGCGGACGTGCCGGTGCTGGACTTCACTGAAACCCTGCCCGAAGGGCAGGACTACCTGCAATGGATGACCGCCAACACAGCCGCCATGGAAAGGGTGCTGCAGTGA
- a CDS encoding hemolysin family protein, translating to MSDLAGIFWLVVLLLGNAFFVGGEFAVMSARRSQIEPYAEAGSKRAKTTLWAMEHVSLMLACAQLGITVCSLLILSVAEPAIHHLLSVPLEAVGLPVEAADGAGFLVALLAVTFLHVTIGEMVPKNISVSVADRAVLLLAPPLVFISKLVRPVIGTLNWLANHALRLMGITPKDEVASAFTLEEMQSIVEESTKLGTVADNSGIISGALEFSGQTAGTVMVPLEELVTLRTDSTPAEFERAVGRTGFSRFVLVDEAGNLTGYMHLKDIMSIPLEAYERPITENKVRTLANLRLDDEIEDALAVMQRTGSHLARVLDREGTTRGVLFLEDIIEQLIGEIRDATQAQGFRRTGESL from the coding sequence ATGAGTGACCTGGCAGGAATTTTCTGGCTCGTGGTCCTGCTGCTGGGCAACGCCTTCTTTGTAGGCGGCGAGTTTGCCGTGATGTCCGCGCGCCGCAGCCAGATCGAGCCGTATGCCGAGGCTGGCAGCAAGCGGGCCAAAACCACGCTGTGGGCCATGGAGCACGTCTCGCTGATGCTTGCCTGCGCCCAGCTTGGCATCACCGTCTGCTCGCTGCTGATCCTGTCCGTGGCCGAGCCGGCCATCCACCACCTGCTGTCCGTGCCGCTGGAAGCGGTGGGACTGCCGGTAGAGGCGGCCGACGGCGCAGGTTTCCTGGTGGCGTTGCTGGCGGTCACCTTCCTGCACGTAACCATCGGTGAGATGGTCCCCAAGAACATCTCGGTGTCCGTGGCGGACCGGGCCGTGCTCCTGCTGGCACCGCCGCTGGTGTTCATCTCGAAGCTGGTGCGGCCCGTCATCGGCACGCTGAACTGGCTGGCCAACCATGCCCTGCGGCTGATGGGCATCACGCCCAAGGACGAAGTGGCCTCGGCGTTCACGCTGGAGGAAATGCAGTCCATCGTCGAAGAGTCCACCAAGCTGGGGACTGTTGCCGATAATTCCGGCATCATTTCCGGGGCACTGGAATTCTCCGGGCAGACCGCCGGCACGGTCATGGTGCCGCTGGAGGAACTGGTGACGCTGCGGACCGATTCCACTCCTGCCGAATTCGAGCGGGCGGTGGGCCGGACCGGGTTCTCGCGCTTTGTCCTGGTGGACGAAGCGGGAAACCTGACCGGCTACATGCACTTGAAGGACATCATGTCGATTCCGTTGGAAGCCTATGAACGGCCGATCACGGAGAACAAGGTCCGCACCCTGGCCAACCTGCGCCTGGATGACGAAATCGAAGATGCGCTGGCCGTAATGCAGCGCACCGGCTCCCACCTGGCCCGCGTGCTGGACCGGGAGGGAACCACCCGGGGCGTGCTGTTCCTGGAGGACATCATCGAACAGCTCATTGGAGAGATCCGGGATGCCACCCAGGCGCAGGGGTTCCGGCGGACGGGTGAAAGCCTGTAA